The genomic interval CCACTGTTTCCACTGTTGGTAGGTGTTTTCATGACGTGTTTGATTTGAAACtgtgtaaaacaacatttatacaGTGTCAATAAAAGCAGGATGGCATGCAGAATGATGTGTTCGCAGTAGTTATTGTAAAAGTGTCTGCTGTACATAAGTTCATTACACCATTAGGATATTTCTGGCATGGTGTGAATGTTAAGTTGAGTATTTGACAACTTTTTTGGGAATATAGCACAATAGATATAGAAATAGTATTACCCTCCACAGAATGTAATAAAATGCAGTagctttgttttctcatttttgttaAGTTGATAAAACCTGTGCCCATCTCTGCTGAGAGATGGCACAACTCccaagttttattttctgcatgGTTTTTCGTCTAATTTTGGGATATATTCTTTTCAGGAATGAGTATAGTCCTGGcagtggcagagggagaggtATTTGTGAATGATGCCGAGATTCAGAAGTCAGCTCTGCAGGTTGCCATCAACTGCGTCTGTGCTCCAGACAAACGCATGTCCAGCATTGGCAAGTTCATTGCAGGCACCCCACGCCGCCGCCTGCCCCAGCAGACCAAAGCCAGCGAGAGTGTGCTCACCAAGATGTGGAATGTGGTGCAGTCCAACAATGGCATCAAGGTAGAGTTAACTTATACCAGGCACCCAGAACAAGGGGAGATTTTTCTATGGCTGTATTCTTTACAGCACTTTACAAGTTGTGCCACTGTGCAAAAGAGATTGACATTGACCCACAAGCACACACTATAAGATGCTTTGCAAGCTGCTGACTTGCACATCAGGTCATGAATGTGATGCTGTAAATCCGACATTTTAGGAAACTAACCATTGGCTCCAACAACACTCTGACCTAGTGATGTAAACATAAACCCAGTGACAAACACAAGAAACATGTCAttaagggtttttttgttttctaaatcaTTTTTCCACAAACATTAATTGTCATTTTTAGACGCATAGGATCCACTTTGTCATTGGCATCTTGGATAGCAGTATCTCATTTGCACTTTTCCTAGGATAACATTTGTCCACCTCTCATGATGGGTGCCACCATTGGgtcaatgtatttattaaatagCCTCCAAATTAGCCTTccaaatggtaaaaaataaataaataaataaaaacaatttgcaAACATGCCGCAAGTTCTGTCTGCCATTGTTTTTAACCTACATTCTGTGTCTGTCCTGCAGGTCCTGCTGTCCCTGCTGACGGTGAAGATGCCCATTACAGATGCAGATCAGATCCGAGCTCTAGCCTGCAAGGCTCTGGTGGGTCTGTCCCGCTCCACCTCCGTCAGACAGATTATCAGCAAGCTGCCTTTGTTCAGCAGCGGACACATCCAGCAGCTCATGAAGGAGCCTGTGCTCCAGGACAAACGCAGTGAACATGTCAAGTTCTGTAAGTTTGCAGCTGAGCTGATAGAAAGGATCTCTGGGAAACCGCTGCTGATCGGTACGGACGTGTCACTGGCGTGGCTGCAGAGGGCCAGTGTGGTCGCCCAGTCCAGGATCTCCTTCCCTGAGAAAGAGCTGCTGTTGCTTATTAGGAACCACCTTGTGGCCAAAGGCCTACACGACACGGCCTCCACACTCACCAAAGAGGCAGATCTTCCGATGgcatgtctgtctctcacatCACTTTCAACTGCTGCTTTCCCCTctgttgctcctcctccacctgccacTCCCGTTGCTACTCTCCCCCGAACACCACGGCTGGCCAACGGTGTCGTCTCAAGACTCGCAAACCATCCTTCTCACTCATCAACCCCTGGGTCCAGCCATCCACAAACACGTCCCTCCACATCACAACCTACTGGGTCTTCTTCTGCCACTCTCCCCTCAACGTCTGTCCCCCACTGTAGCAATGGATCCCCCCTGATCGGCCGAATCGTTTTCTCCCGTGAGAGGCAAACAGCCTGCGCTGCGGTGAGCTGCAAGAAATCTCGGGTACTCAGGCAGAAGTCGGACCATGGGGCCTTCAGCCAGAGTCCAGCCATGAAGAAGCAGTTTGACAGGCACTTGCCTTCGCCCCCTGCGTTAGACAGCATTATCACAGAGTACCTGAGGGAGCAGCACGCACGCTGTAAGAACCCTGTCGCCACATGCccgcctttctctctctttacgcCCCACCAGTGCCCCGAGCCCAAACAGAGACGCCAAGCACCCATTAACTTTACATCCCGACACACACGGAGAGTCATATATCCCAAATATGGAGGAGTAGATGGGGGATGCTTTGACAGACATCTCATCTTCAGCAGGTAGGTTTCCAATTCTCTCTTGGCTTTGACGTTTCCTCcacatatatttcttttcttctatattctttattttctgttttgtccaggTTCCGTCCCATCTCAGTGTTCAGGGAGGCTGAAGAGGACGAGAGTGGATTCATGTGTTGTGCCTTCTCAGCTCGTGAACGGTTCCTGATGCTCGGGACCTGCACGGGGCAGCTCAAACTGTACAATGTGTTTACAGGCCAGGAGGAAGCCAGCTACAGCTGTCACAGTTCAGCCATCACTCACCTCGAGCCCTCACGGGTCAGTGGGGGAAATCTACCAATACATCAACTCTTTAAGATCATGTCTAGTTGTTTTGGCTACTGTATGTGATATAACCTGTGAGATAAGTTTTCACctactttaaaatgtgttttgcttaaCACTGCTCTACTTGGATGTTTCTTGTTTTCagtgggaaatgtgtttttgtatgtcaAGGGAGGATATTTAATCATCATGAATTGTTTTTTCAGGATGGCTCTCTGCTCTTAACGTCAGCCTCTTGGAGTTACCCCCTGTCTGCACTGTGGGGCATGAAATCAGTGTTCATCATGAAGTAAGTGATGTcttgaataaaatatttcttatttaagaataatgaaatatttagaCTCTGAAATTGCCAGAAAGCACATGCCACAGGACTGTTCTCTGACCACAGACTTATCGATCAACAGTTTAGTTCGGAACTTGTCAGTGATTTCACCGGCAACATGTATGTGGTCTTCACTGCTCAATGGTAAAGCAGCTTTTTTTATGCTGTCAAAAGAGGGAGCTGCCAAAGGAGATGACATGCTTTTTAATTATGCAAGCTAACAGCCTGAGGGCTGCAGTCTTCAGTTCATGGAACACAAGCACTTGTCTTTATTCATCCACACAGTTTAACCAAAGCAAAACCTGGACTCTCCCGACTGAGCGAAATTGTTCTACGATATCTTTAAGCAATCATGAAATTTAAACTATTCAGATGTTCTACTCACTCGGATTAAAGGTTGAAATGTTGCTCTCCTTGTCTCCAGGCATTCCTTTCTGGGTGACCACTATGTGGAGTTCAGTAAGCTTTCACAAGATCGTGTCATCGGAACGAAGGAACATATAGCACGAGTACGTGTGTCAGCATTTTGCAAACATTACAGTATGAATTATTGAATGCAGAATGAGTTGAAATGAAATGGTGAATGCTCAAGTGCAGCTCTTTCCTTTGCCAGATTTACGACATCCAGACGGGACAGGTAACTCTGACTCTCAACAACCCAGACCTGGCTAACAACTACAAGAGGAACTGTGCCACCTTCAACCCCACAGATGACCTGGTGCTGAACGACGGCGTGCTGTGGGATGTGCGCACGGCTCAGGCCATCCACAAGTTTGACAAGTTCAACATGAACATCAGCGGTGTGTTCCATCCCAACAGCCTGGAAGTCATCATAAACACGGAAATTGTATCCTTGACAAGTATAGTTGGAGGCATACAGGACATCTTTTGCCCTGGGGAGTAAATTGAAGCCCAAATTAGTCCCTTATCTCttcataaaatgtatgtttaagTCGGCTAAACATACGGTTTACAGCTGCCGTTTGTTGGTTTAATTTATTGCTAAATAAACTGCTAAAGCTAACGGCTAAAAGTGATTTCAGTCAGGAagtgcttgtaaaaaaaaaaaagaacacttgTATCAGTGGTTTAATTTGTTGTCTCTTCAATTATGGGATGACTATTGAGCATTTTATTTCACTCctaaacattaaatatgtattgcACTAAGAATTGATTTTTCTACCCCGGGGGTGGTTTTAATCACTTTGTAATTAAACGTGCAGCCTATTTAGTTGATACAAATGCTTAACTTGAGTTTCAGTGGGATCTGCGTACCTTCCACCTACTCCACACAGTCCCTGCGCTGGACCAGTGCAGAATAGTCTTCAACAACAACGGCACGGTCATCTATGGAGGTAACTACAGAAGCCactgcatgatgggaaatgtagAGCATTTGGCATAAAGCCTACAGGTCACTCCACAGGAGgtgcaaatgtgttttggtGGAAAACTGGTAATAATGAAGCAAAgtgagcatgtgtgtatttggaGAGAGGCGTAATGATGGTCGCCTTTAAGCCTGATACCACGGTCACTCTGAACCATATGGGCAGAAGGATCAGCGTTGGACGGGCAAAAGACAGAACCAGCTGGTTCAGGCCACCTCACGGGGAGAGGAATGGCTCTGAACATATAACGACTGCGTGCATCTCTCAGGAGCCAGAACCCCGGGTAacgcagattttcttttctttctgtggcaGCAATGTTGCAAGCTGATGATGAGGACGACATGATGGAGATGCAGATGAAAAGCCCATTTGGTTCGTCGTTCAGGACCTTTAATGCCACAGACTACAAACCAATCGGTAAGGCTTCTGCCCTCACCTCACTTTAATAGATTTTTCATGGTAAGTCTGTAATGATGATTTGGTGTTGTTCTTGAAAACTTTTTATATTATACACTGTAGTAGTTGGTAATCCTGTTTTCTATTtactttcatattttattttgccatttgcACTGTAATGTTTCCAGAAATACCAATGACACGTTCTTTGTTCTCCTCTCAGCCACTATTGACGTCAAGAGGAATATATTTGACctttgcacagacacaaaagactGCTACCTAGCTGTGATTGAGGTAAATTCTTATCAGCTGGCTTTAAAAtgcaataacatttttttttgctatttgtAATAAGTTTGTTatcatttctgtaaatataTGAGATAATATAATATCTTTTTCTCATAGAATCAAGACTCTGTGAACACGGACACCGTGTGCAGGCTGTATGAAGTTGGCCGGCAGAGActtgcagaggaagaggaggaggatgaggaggatcaGGTCCGtactttgttgttttatctttgttGAAGTTCAGCAGCCTCTTTGGTTCCTTTATGACGGAAATGAGTTGTTGTTGACCTTCCGTTGTTACCTTTGCATTAGGAGGATGACGatcaggaggaagacgacgacgatgacgaggaCTCAGATGACGACGTCGACACAGACCCCCTTATCGCTGAGCTGGAGAACGAGAACGGTGGGGAAGATGAGGACGACGAAGAGGATGATGGGAACGATGAATTCTCTCCCTCTGATGAGGAGGTGGCTCGTCTTCTCGAAGAGGATGTTGATGCTGgggatgatgacgatgatgacgacaaTGACGAAGATGACTCTGATAATGACGATGTTGATCTGGATGGCGACAATGGTGAGTAGTCCTTCAAGTGAAATGAATGTAGGGAGCCCATCGATTCTTAACGAAAAGTTAACTTGTCTTTAGATGAAATCTTTTCTCCCTTCTCCAgttattctttgttttgttcaattttcAATTGTTCCAGTTGTTGCGCTTTGTTTGTGCATAATCAAGTTAGCTTCATCTCAAcgcttttttcagtttttcaaagACAGTGGTTAAACTGTATCTGCAGGTGTTTTCAAAGCAACATGTTCTCAAACCCAAACCTTCAAAAATACAAGTTTATTACAGTAAGATAGTTTATGACTAGTTTTGAGGGTTAATCCTAcatgtgaagtcattttcacaCACGAGTGACTTCTTCTCTTCGAGGGATTATGGTTTTAGGGTCTTGAAAAATCCTTAGAACCTATTGGTCCTATTATCGccttttgattttcataatcatGAGTGAAATATACTATGCTGTAAATATTCTAAAAAACATAGCAATGTAAAATGGGTACCcttgtaaagaaaaatatttggatgtttaaacacacatttatggaTTGCACTtgcatcattttatttaaatggatttcaacaattgattgattttaaactgaaataagtttataaagaaaatattttttttcttttcaaaaatgtacaaatcattCATCAAAAAATCCCCTTTGCTGGATTAGATTTAACAGGGTTAAACCTGATAGGAGCGTGTTAGCCTGGATGAGTTTAGCTTGCTTGACCAGCGGAGCCCTGGCCTCTGCCCCAGGGTCACATTATACCAcagctggtttgtttgttcctttttgGCAGTTTTCCTCCTCACCCTTTGAACTCTGCAGCACCACACCTCCGTATACCTACATTTTTTAAGCCTGTATTTGTCTCTTGCACAAACAGACAGCTCGGACAACTCAGACCTCGAGGATGATATCATCTTATCCCTGAATGAGTGAGGAGCCTCCGGCACCTGGGACCCAACATTGTCAAGTCCTCTgcaagaaaagaggagaaattCAGCCGATAAGGTGGGAAATAAATTGGAGCACTGCCAGTTTGAACCAGTAAGTGTCTGCACACTTTGGGAGTGACGGGGCCGACGGACTTAATGGTTGGCAAAAATGATTGTATATGATATAGTTTTATACAGCAAAAGTGGGCTCGATGATCGAAAAGGCCAGTGTGTCGATGCAGTGGAGAAAAGTTTCCTATTTTACCACATTACCAGCTCTTTAATGAGCCTTTTCATTTGTTATTGATTCCCTCACTTAGTGAACCTCTGTCTGGCCACAGGTTAGTCTTTTGTGGGGGGAAACGACTTACATTGCAGACTGTGGGTCTGCATTTGGGGATACAATGCCTTCTCAAGCTTGTACTTTACCGGTCCACCTGGAATAACCACAAAAACTTACTTAGTATTGCATTAGGCAGCTAATTGAATGCACAAACGTGTTGCCGATGGCTCATCGAGAGTCAAAACCGGCATTCAGTTTTTACCATAAACCAATGAACAAAATGCCACACACAGCAGTGCCAATTGTGAACTTCCTCTCCCGACTTCATTACCTaaatagagaaaagaaatcGTCTCGGTGCTCTTGAATCTCTGAAGACACCGTAACAAAACAAACTACTACATCTGCTCACTGTCCGCACGTACACAGCCATACACAGGCTTCTGCAGCGTCCTGCCATTGTGCTATTTCACTCACCTTTATTGAGCCACGCATTTGAGTTCAGTGGATATTGATAGTGGCCTGAGGTCCAGTGAATGATATTTCTTATGTTAAAAAAGACACTGAGGATTCAGTGACTCAGTGACTTTGGTTCAAGACTGATAATATGATAAGCTTCATTCATTGGATCTTGCTCAATCTTCAAAGACCGTAAAACATTGGAAAACAGGGAGACAACAGCAAAAGTCACGTGTGTTTCCTCTGAAAGACTGATGGGAAGTGTCACACTCTCAACATTGTGAAAACAGGTGCCTGCAGCACTTGCACACTTTTTGAAAGCAGTGCAAACATTTCAAGACTTTTGTCACTGTTTTGACTTGTATTCATTTgacctgttttcttttccatagGGACACTTTTACGTTGAGTTTCTTGAGACAATTGATGTACATCTTGTATGTATCTAAAGTATTTTTACTATAAATAAAGCTTCAAAATTAATTTGGTGTGCTTCTTTAATGAAGTGTGAACGGTGCTTGCAGCCAGGAGACGGTTGATAAGCTCTTTCAGCTGGGATGTCTGAAcatttgtggctttttaaaagAGGGAAAGCACAAACACCTTGTAACTGGTGCcaataaacacaaaactgatcattatatcatatataaatacTTACTTAAGTTACTATagatatacatatttacatacatcatgaacatatatacatgtgtatatgtatatatcatttaaacaacaaaatggaaCATTGTGCGTTTCTGTCTTTTGTGTACAAGATAAGTTTTTACAAAACTTTATTCCAGGCATTTGCATTGGTAAAGTTAGTGTGCAGTGAGATGAGATAACGGTTTTCCATGCTGCTTTCAAGTGGAGGAAATCATGCAGGAAATGGTGCTAAGAGACAACCTGCGTGGGAAAAACTACATTTGtattaaatatgatatattctACGTTCGCGTTTCCATACATTGATATTAATGCACAGGCCTCTTGATTGCTgaattgtgcgtgtgtgtgtgtgtgtgtgtgtgtgtgtgtgtgtgtgtgtgtgtgtgtgtgtgtgtgtgtgtgtgtgtgtgtgtgtgtgtgtgtgtgtgtgtgtgtgtgtgtgtgtgtgtgtgtgtgtgtgtgtgtgtgtgtgtgtgtgtgtgtgtgtgtgtgtgtgtgtgaggcatgAAACGTATGATCCAGGGGAGTGTATGTAAAGAGAGAAggatgtgtgcgtttgtgtgaagGACGGTGATGGATGAGATGGTGGGACATGATTCTTATTACCTCCTCAGCCGGCTCCTGTTTGTCTGCTGGCTGTTGCAGCTCTCACTGTATAAGTCAATCCCTGTTTGCAGTGGACCAGTGTCTCATCCTCATGGTGCTGCTGCATCAGAGTAGTAGCTAAATGAAGCCACAGCCCTTTCAAAAGAACATtattctctgaaaaaaaaatcatctttcatCATCTAAAACATCCTCTTTGCTGTGTCTTCACCATTTCTTGCCACTTGAGCGCCTTTTTCTTCGAGTGTGATGGAAGCTtatggtttgttttattgtattgttcCCACAAATGTTTATTAGCAGAGATGCGTATTTAGTTTATGAAATGCTGCACACGCCTCTCGCTTTATGTATGTGATTGGAACACCGCCCACAGTGTTCCACTCGAAGTAATAGACAGATGGGAGTCAGTCACagcgttgttgttgtgatggagAGAAATTACCCCACTGAATACTGCCCTGCCTCCCACACCACGGCAAACTCACTGGGAGCTCAATATTAACCAAATCACTCTATTTTTCTGGTTCACGATTGCTTTGGACAAGACCGTTTTTGTGAAGAATAAACCTATTTGCTCCGGTTCAACACCTCGGCTCTTTAACTTGGTGTTAAAGCGTCCAAATCAAGGCCTGCAGGGTGAGAACATTTTCAAGGTAAAACATTGATCCTGCAATTTTCACAAGTGTTCGGCAGGGATGTGATGAGTGTGTTTACATGAGTAGGTTCTTGTGCCATTCATACCGACTGACTAGAAGGTCATGTGAGTGGCTTTGTGTAGACGGAGCCTCCTCAAGCTCAAAGTTTCAGAGTAATGTGTACATAGTTCAACATTGCCACGCTGACTATTTTAACAGCAGTGGCCCACTTCATCAACAGGTCGATCCACAAGTGTCGGTACTTTGTGCACACAAGTCGCAACTGAATTCCCTAATTCACATGAACCATTTTTTTGATTACAGTTTaaactgtcaaactgttttCACTCAGGTGAAATCTGTCGGCTGAGATTGTCGATTTCAGGCCCGAAGCCGCCACTGCCAACAGTGAAGACATCTTTCATTTGTCTCTCTATGATGGTTTTagcatgctgggaaaaaaatgtattgtctagaattaaaagaagaacaacaacacatagTGGGTATTTCAATGATGGTATTTTAAAAActctatatatttaaatatgacaCTTTGAGGCCATCATAAGATTAAGAAAACGCAATAGTTGGCTAATTCATCTCCAGCAGGACTTTGTTCCCAGCAGGGTAGCAGCTTTGAGACTGCATCTGAACATTCATGTGTGGAGATGAAATTGAACAGTGAATTGGAAAATGAATCAACATGtacatcaaaaaacaaaacccccacgAATGCTGTGGGTCTGGGTCTAATTGGGGGGGAATCCACAGGCTGTCAGAGGATCTATGGTTGCATCTGATCTGCGTGGGAGCATGACCGCACTATGACAAAGCGTCGCCGGTGCGTGGGTCCGTCTCTTCAGGAATGACTCAACCGGGAGGTGCTTCCCCACATGGCCGTGGCCCTGGTCTGGACCAGCTCGACCAGCGGCGGCACGTCGAatcagaaagagaaaggggCCGAGTGGCAGAGCCAGAGTCCAGCTGCCCTGCGGGGAGAAGGATGCAGCTTGTGATGGATGCAACTgccatgcagagagagagggaggaggaggaggaagaagaggaggaggggggggggcatatatTTGCAAGTGTTTGACACATCAGTGTTGACAAAACGAGTCATGTGACGACCGTGAAGATGGCGCATCTCTTGGTATATCGCCGTTTCCTCGGGATCttctcgcagcagcagcagcagcagctcgacaGTTCACGTCGccgaacagaaacacacatcgCGACCTATTAGCGACTAATTACGCACAGGTTGAGCCCGCTCCCACGGGCCGCCGACCGGCTGGACTCGAGCGCGATTGGTGGAGGCGGAGGGcgaagaaaggaaggaaggaagaagaagaagaagaagaagaagactggAGACATTGCAATAATACGCGTCGGGGGGGAGGA from Scophthalmus maximus strain ysfricsl-2021 chromosome 3, ASM2237912v1, whole genome shotgun sequence carries:
- the LOC118317455 gene encoding DDB1- and CUL4-associated factor 1, with product MASASASVDSKAELTALLEQWERDQQGSTQELVHILTKISELVEKETEEYHKADPDPFDDRHPGRADPECVLGHLLKILFKNDDFMNALVNSYVMTSREFPLNAAACRLLQNIMPGLETAVVFQEKEGIVERLFKWAQEAEQPLRIYATGLLAGAMENQDIAANYREENSVLVPLMLHRLRELQDKDAENKREIKRPSPRKTWSEPLLPLDEETVDGGFEEKCFTSGKNGEEREGAGPEEGGEIPFSAIEPENELSFHLNSPHKTSSRANSAVKTMMKPMSAPGLLIHQGVADGSSYLKRKAERESGRTLKQKLNFSLPEPERNFSELSNSSWSEMSPWVIGNNYHLYPLTPEIEQRLILQYLTPLGEYQELLAVFMQMGARELLMHYMDLKQTNDVQLTFEALKYLASLLLHKKFAAEFVAHGGVQKLLEIPRPSMAATGVSLCLYYLAYNQDAMERVCMLPHSILSDVVGYTLWLLECSHASGCCHATMFFSISFSFRAVLELFDKQDGLRRLVNLISTLEILNPEDQGALLSDDEIFSSRQTAKHTCMALRRYFEAHLAIKVEQVKQSLQRTEGGAPIHSQPYYKAVSYTRDQVVEMMEFLIEYGPLRLYWEPAEVFHKLSCVQLLLQLISIACDWRTYYGRSDTVRYALDILSILTVVPKTQLLLSEAVAVLDEGGSTVSTVGMSIVLAVAEGEVFVNDAEIQKSALQVAINCVCAPDKRMSSIGKFIAGTPRRRLPQQTKASESVLTKMWNVVQSNNGIKVLLSLLTVKMPITDADQIRALACKALVGLSRSTSVRQIISKLPLFSSGHIQQLMKEPVLQDKRSEHVKFCKFAAELIERISGKPLLIGTDVSLAWLQRASVVAQSRISFPEKELLLLIRNHLVAKGLHDTASTLTKEADLPMACLSLTSLSTAAFPSVAPPPPATPVATLPRTPRLANGVVSRLANHPSHSSTPGSSHPQTRPSTSQPTGSSSATLPSTSVPHCSNGSPLIGRIVFSRERQTACAAVSCKKSRVLRQKSDHGAFSQSPAMKKQFDRHLPSPPALDSIITEYLREQHARCKNPVATCPPFSLFTPHQCPEPKQRRQAPINFTSRHTRRVIYPKYGGVDGGCFDRHLIFSRFRPISVFREAEEDESGFMCCAFSARERFLMLGTCTGQLKLYNVFTGQEEASYSCHSSAITHLEPSRDGSLLLTSASWSYPLSALWGMKSVFIMKHSFLGDHYVEFSKLSQDRVIGTKEHIARIYDIQTGQVTLTLNNPDLANNYKRNCATFNPTDDLVLNDGVLWDVRTAQAIHKFDKFNMNISGVFHPNSLEVIINTEIWDLRTFHLLHTVPALDQCRIVFNNNGTVIYGAMLQADDEDDMMEMQMKSPFGSSFRTFNATDYKPIATIDVKRNIFDLCTDTKDCYLAVIENQDSVNTDTVCRLYEVGRQRLAEEEEEDEEDQEDDDQEEDDDDDEDSDDDVDTDPLIAELENENGGEDEDDEEDDGNDEFSPSDEEVARLLEEDVDAGDDDDDDDNDEDDSDNDDVDLDGDNDSSDNSDLEDDIILSLNE